Sequence from the Thermococcus sp. CX2 genome:
CTCACTCATCAAACTAGGACTACGGCGAGGGGTTTATAAAAGATAGCTCCAAGCTTCAAGTGGAGCCAAAAGGTGATTGATATGGGGAAGGCAAAGCCCAAGATATGTGAAATCTGCGGTGCCACCATCAGGGGTCCGGGTCACACGATACGGGTCGAGGGAGCCGAGCTCCTCGTCTGCGACCGCTGTTACGAGAAATACGGGCGTAAAAAGCCCGGAACCTTCAGCGTGATGCCCACCGGAAGAGAGCCAAGGAGGCCATACGCGAGGCCCAGGCCAAAGCCGGCTCCCAAGCCAAGGACGGAGAGGCCCCTCTACACGGAGGACATCGTCGAGGACTATGCGGAGAGAGTTTACCAGGCGATACAGAGAAGCGGAAAGAGCTACGAGGAGCTTTCGCACGAGATCGGCCTCTCGATGAAGGATCTAAAGGCCATAGCCCACGGCTACCGCGAGCCGACGATAAAGGAGGCCAAGAAGCTGGAGAAGTACTTCAAGATAACCCTCATCGAGCGCGTCGAGGAAGTCCCCAAGGAGAAGGCAACTATACCCAAGGACTACGAGCCAACCCTTGGCGATATAGCGAACATCAGGATCAGGAAGAGGAAGAAGTAACTGCGACGCTTGACGATGACCCAACAAACGCGAGAAGAAAGGGAACTGGAGGTTCATTAAAACTCTTCAAAGTCCTCTTCCTTTCTCTTGGCCCTCTCCTCGCCCTTAGTTCTCTTTGGTGGGTGGAAGCCGCGGAGCTTCTCAAAGGTTCCCCAGAGCCTGAGGAGCTCCCTGTGAACCTCTGTATCCGGAGGTATCACGAGAATGTGAGCGGGCGGATGGATGTCCATAAGCCTGCCTATAGCCTTCGCTGGGGGGAGGTCTATCTGAGCCACCACGTGAGCTTTGAACTTCTTCCTTGGCTTCTCTCCGGAGATCTTCTCAAATGCCCAGTCAGAGAGCGCGGGGGGTATTATCCTCGGGTCTCCCCTTATCCGCATACCGCCGTAGCGGACGAGGTCGGCCAGTGCTACGCTGGCCTTCTGGAAGTTGTCGGTTCTCACCAATACTATAGTGTTTAGCATGCTCTCACCACCACCAACTTATCAGTGGTCTTTTTAAGTCTTCTCCATTTTTAGTTACCGAAAGTTTTAAAAAAATGTGGGTAATAAAAAAGTCCGAAAAGGCAGGGGAGGGATGGGGGATGTTTCTGAAAAGGAGGCACCTCGAGATTCTGAAGGAGATGAAGAACACCGAGAGCGGGGCCGAAATAGAGGCGAAACTCCCAGAAGAGTTCCAGATAAGAGCTGTTGAGCTCTACATCCTCGGCTTCGTCGAGCTTGAGGGGGGTAAAATAAGGTTCACCGAGGCAGGAAAGAGGATGCTTGAGCTCGTCGAAAAGCTTGACGTTGAAAAACTGCCCGACGTCTTTGCCGATAGCGAGATAATCAAGATACTCGAGCTGGCCGTCGAGACCGGAGAGGTTCCCGAGGAGTGGATGGAGCTCCTCAGGGAGAGGCAGCTGGCTGACGAGAACGGTGTTAACGAGCTTGGAAGGGAGCTCCTGAAGATATACCGTGAGACCCACCCGGTCGTTTACCTCACGCCCGAGATAGTCTCCTTCCTCCGCGGAATGCCCAAGATAGGAACCCTGGACGAGCTGGTGAACTACAAGAACGCCAGGCTCTACGGAGACAACATCACTAACGCCCTTCAGGCGATGAGGCTTCTCAAGATTTCGCCCGCCACCGAGAAGGGGAAGGCCTTCGTCGCCACCCCCGCGGCGAGGCTCGCGCTCAAGGCCGCCAGCATGGTACCCGTCTTCACGGGCGCGATAACCCTGAGGAAGGAGGACTTCGAGGCCCTCAAGGCGGGCAAGAGGAGCGCGGCCAGCGATGCCCAGGGCTTCACCGATGAGAAGGGCATCACAGAGTTTGGAAAAGCCATGATGGAAACCTACGAGGCCATAGGCAGGGAAGAGGAGAGGATCCTTCCAATATACCTGCTGGCAGACGAGCTCAAGGTTCTCGAGGCTATAGCTGAGATAGAAGAGAAATACAAGACCAACCCAGAAATCCTGCCAACGTACAGGGAGATAGAGAAGCTCGCCAAAGTAGAGGACCTCGGAGCGGTGCTTCACATCCTCGAGTCAAAGGAGCTCATCGAGAGAAAGCTCGTGAAGAACAAGGACACCTACTGGCTTACCGACTGGGGCAGGAATGCTAAGGAGTTCGGCGTCGTAACTGCAGACGGAATGAAGGCCCTCACCTACGCCGAGAGCGGTGATGTCCCAATAGCCGAGTGGGTGCTCAAGGCCAAGGAGGAGGGCCTGATAAGGAACGGAATCACCGATAAGGGCAGGTTCTACCTCAGGATGAGCAGGGAGATAAAGAGGAAGCCATACTTAACCAAGTACGATGCCGCCATACTCCTCAAGACGCCGAAGAGGAAGTACATCTCAAGGAGTGAGCTGGTGGAGCTCGTGAGGGACTACGTCGGCGGGGACGAGAGGGACATCGTAAGGGCCATTGGAGAGGCCGAGGCAAAGGGCTTCATCGTCGAGCTCCAGAACGGCATGGTCAAGCTCACCGAGCTCGGCGAGAAGGTCAAGACGGCCATTGAGAACGCCAAGGTTCAAGAAGTCATCGCCACGAAGTTTGGAATTACGCCAACGACCTACAACGTGCTCCGCGTGATCTACGAGAACCTCGAGGTCTTCAACAGGATATGGAAGGAGAAGGGAGAGGTTAAGGACTACAAGCAGGATGAGGTAGACGTGATAAGGAAGCACCTCAGCCTCAGCGAGGAGGAAATCAAGAAGGCCCTAACGGTACTGAGGGCACTGGGCTTCCTCGGAGAGAAGAGCCTCACGGAGGCCGGAAGGCTGCTCGTGGAGGCCTACCTCTGATTTCCCTTCCTTTTCTTCCACGTTCAATTTTTGGGGTTTTGACATTTTCATGACCTAAACCTTTAAAAACTTCGAGCGTTCATTTATAAAGGGTTTTTAAACCCACCATCCGGAGGTGTAAGCCTTGGTAGACATGAGCAATGTAAAGCTCAGGATCGAGAACATTGTCGCTTCTGTGGATTTGTTCACGCAGCTCAACCTCGAGAAAGTCATCGAAATATGCCCCAACTCCAAGTACAACCCCGAGGAGTTCCCGGGTATTATATGTCGCTTCGATGAGCCGAAGGTGGCCCTTCTGATATTCAGCTCGGGCAAGCTCGTCGTCACCGGTGCAAAGAGCGTCGAAGACATCGAGAGGGCAGTCAACAAGCTCATCCAGATGCTCAAGCGCATAGGGGCCAAGTTCCAGCGCGCGCCACAGATAGACATCCAGAACATGGTATTCAGCGGCGATATCGGCATGGAGTTCAACCTCGATGCGGTTGCTTTGAGCCTGCCCAACTGTGAGTATGAACCAGAGCAGTTCCCGGGCGTTATCTACCGCGTTAAGGAGCCAAGGGCCGTTATACTGCTCTTCTCATCAGGAAAGATAGTCTGCTCCGGCGCGAAGAGCGAGCACGACGCCTGGGAAGCCGTGAGAAAGCTCCTAAGGGAGCTCGAGAAGTACGGGCTCATCGAGGAAGAGGATGAGTGGTGATCCCTTTGGAGGGCGCGGGCCTTGCCCGCTTACGAAGTTTTATACTCTCCCCTCTTCAGGGAGCACAGACCTGAGGAATACCACCCCGAGAACCCGAGCAGGCTGGACTACGCTATAGAGGGCCTAAAAGCCAACGACCTTTGGAAGAACGTCAGGGAGCCGGAGGAAGCCACCCTTAACGACCTCCTTGGGGTTCACGAGAGGCCCTACGTGGAGAGGGTAAGGGAGCTGAGTAAAAGCTCCGGAAACCTCGACCCCGACACCTACGTTTCTCCGGGCACCTGGAACGCGGCATTAAAGGCCTTTGGGGCTTCCCGCGAGGCCGCGCTTTCGGCGATGGAGCGAAAAGGCCTCTACCTCGCCCTTGTCAGGCCGCCCGGCCATCACTCTGGCAGGAATGGAAAAGCCTTCAACGCCCCGACGCTTGGCTTCTGCATATTCAACAACATAGCTGGAGCGGCTAAGCTCGTTGAAGCCCTCGACGGAAAGGCGGTAATCATCGACTTCGACGCCCACCACGGCAACGGGACACAGGAGATTTTCTGGAACGACCCAAACGTGATTCACATCGATATCCACGAGACAGACATCTACCCCTGGAGCGGCCACGAACATGAGGTCGGCGGCAG
This genomic interval carries:
- a CDS encoding multiprotein bridging factor aMBF1 is translated as MGKAKPKICEICGATIRGPGHTIRVEGAELLVCDRCYEKYGRKKPGTFSVMPTGREPRRPYARPRPKPAPKPRTERPLYTEDIVEDYAERVYQAIQRSGKSYEELSHEIGLSMKDLKAIAHGYREPTIKEAKKLEKYFKITLIERVEEVPKEKATIPKDYEPTLGDIANIRIRKRKK
- a CDS encoding DUF356 domain-containing protein, whose translation is MLNTIVLVRTDNFQKASVALADLVRYGGMRIRGDPRIIPPALSDWAFEKISGEKPRKKFKAHVVAQIDLPPAKAIGRLMDIHPPAHILVIPPDTEVHRELLRLWGTFEKLRGFHPPKRTKGEERAKRKEEDFEEF
- a CDS encoding DUF505 family protein; protein product: MWVIKKSEKAGEGWGMFLKRRHLEILKEMKNTESGAEIEAKLPEEFQIRAVELYILGFVELEGGKIRFTEAGKRMLELVEKLDVEKLPDVFADSEIIKILELAVETGEVPEEWMELLRERQLADENGVNELGRELLKIYRETHPVVYLTPEIVSFLRGMPKIGTLDELVNYKNARLYGDNITNALQAMRLLKISPATEKGKAFVATPAARLALKAASMVPVFTGAITLRKEDFEALKAGKRSAASDAQGFTDEKGITEFGKAMMETYEAIGREEERILPIYLLADELKVLEAIAEIEEKYKTNPEILPTYREIEKLAKVEDLGAVLHILESKELIERKLVKNKDTYWLTDWGRNAKEFGVVTADGMKALTYAESGDVPIAEWVLKAKEEGLIRNGITDKGRFYLRMSREIKRKPYLTKYDAAILLKTPKRKYISRSELVELVRDYVGGDERDIVRAIGEAEAKGFIVELQNGMVKLTELGEKVKTAIENAKVQEVIATKFGITPTTYNVLRVIYENLEVFNRIWKEKGEVKDYKQDEVDVIRKHLSLSEEEIKKALTVLRALGFLGEKSLTEAGRLLVEAYL
- a CDS encoding TATA-box-binding protein, whose product is MVDMSNVKLRIENIVASVDLFTQLNLEKVIEICPNSKYNPEEFPGIICRFDEPKVALLIFSSGKLVVTGAKSVEDIERAVNKLIQMLKRIGAKFQRAPQIDIQNMVFSGDIGMEFNLDAVALSLPNCEYEPEQFPGVIYRVKEPRAVILLFSSGKIVCSGAKSEHDAWEAVRKLLRELEKYGLIEEEDEW
- a CDS encoding histone deacetylase family protein, translated to MPAYEVLYSPLFREHRPEEYHPENPSRLDYAIEGLKANDLWKNVREPEEATLNDLLGVHERPYVERVRELSKSSGNLDPDTYVSPGTWNAALKAFGASREAALSAMERKGLYLALVRPPGHHSGRNGKAFNAPTLGFCIFNNIAGAAKLVEALDGKAVIIDFDAHHGNGTQEIFWNDPNVIHIDIHETDIYPWSGHEHEVGGRDAKGTKVNIPMPHYSRDDDYIFVWREIVVPIVENLDPKVILISAGFDGFLGEHLTTLRLTERFFRYAGSTLSKYSLAVILEGGYDVGLRKGLPAFIEGHLSGMETEETVHPSYETLKTVEKIIEIQKEWWEI